TGTGTTGGTATCCGCAGTGGTAGCTGCTGTTGTGTTGGTATCCGCAGTGGTAGCTGCTGTTGTGTTGGTATCCGCAGTGGTAGCTGCTGGTGCAGTGGTATCCGCAGTGGTAGCTGCTGTTGTGTTTGCATCCGCAGTGGTAGCTGCTGTTGTGTTGGTATCATCCGCAGGACTAGCCGCTGGTGCAGTGGTTCCTGCATTAGGGGCCGCTTGCTCATTAGCAGAATTGACACGGTTATTGACTCCTTCTGTGACAACATCAGCTGCGGCATATACTTGCTCAGTCGTGTTAGTAAGCACAGCCCCATTACCAATTGCAAACGTCACAACTGCCGCAAAAAGCCAACGCTTACCAGCCTTATACATCTTGTAATGCGTTTTTTTCTCCATAAAGTCTCCTTCTTCCTTTTGAGATACAAAAAACGTTAAAGTTCTAACCAGTAATCAATCACCCTATACAGTACCTTTTTTTTTTACCAGATACAACCCGGATAATTCATGGGTCGGTATAAGCCCTTTTTGAAGGGCTTATACCGACCCATGAATTATCCGGGTATTAGAAACAACGGACTTTTTAAAAAGTTAGGTGAACCCTTGACACAACTGGGCTTAGGCGTATTATGGTGGTATAAAATGAATATAAAAAAAACCCACGTGAGAATTCCTAGTTTGGCGACCCGGAACACGTGAGTTAATCTTGTAAAATCGTATTTGTATTTACTAGACATAGTTTAAGACTTAGGTGCTTGACCGTCAAGCTTTCTGGCTGATTTTAGTAAAGTAATACATAACAGATTAACTCTTCTCACGTGGCTGGTGAGGGGAGTTTTTATTTTGAACAATAAAGAGGTTTTGGTTGATCGATCGCGGTCGGGAAAAGTACGACCATGGCGGGAACGTAAGCTGGAAAATCTGCAGTATGGTGACTATTTGCAAATATTGCATTATAAGAAAGCCCATCGAGTTAAAGAATGTGGCGAAGTTTTGCGTTTTGTGGAAGATGAACAGGGACATCGGAAATTAGCGCAGACTTGGTTTTGCCATTCCCGTTTGTGTCCTTTGTGTAATTGGCGACGGGCAATGAAACAATCTAATCAGTTAACTCAAATTTTAGAAGAAGCAGTTAAACAACGAAAGACGGGTCGGTTCTTATTTTTAACTCTGACGGTTGAGAATACAACTGGTGAACAATTAAAGAGTGAGTTACGGCAAATGGGGCGGGCTATCCGTAATTTAATGCGTTATAAAAAGCCAGCTAAAAATTTGTTGGGTTACGTACGTTCAACTGAGGTCACCGTTAATCATGAAGCGGATCAGCCAATGTATCACCACCATATGCATGTTTTATTATTTGTGAAGAACCTTTATTTTAAAGGTTCTGATAATTATATTTCACAGGCAGAATGGACTGGATATTGGCAACGGGCGATGAAATTAACTTATGCGCCAATTGTGAATGTTGAGGCAGTTAAACCAAATGTGAATCGCCAGAAAAATTCGTTATTGGCTAGTGCCCAAGAAACGGCTAAATATCAGGTGAAATCTAAAGATATTTTGACTAATAATCAAGAGCAAGATCTGCAAGTAATTGATGATTTAGAGCAAGGCTTGGGTGGCTCACGGCAAATTAGTTATGGAGGTTTGCTGAAAGAAATTCGTAAGCAGTTGCAGTTAGAGGATATTGAAAGTGGCGATTTAGTAAATACTGATAGTGATGAGCAGCAAGTTTGTCAAGTGGCACGGGAAATAGTAGCTAAATGGGATTATCAGCGAAAAAATTATTTTATTTAAATTGAGTGATATGTTGAATATTAAGTGTTGTATTATAGATTCGTAGACGGGAATCCATTTGTCTGAGTTAGGAGAATTCTTATGATTTATGCTGATAAGGTTACTTTTTATAGTAATGATGAAAATGATTGGACTTGGGAGACTATTGACCAGATTCATTTAAATTCTGATGACTCCTCTATATCTTCTGGTTGGTATGATAAGGCGGATGTTTATGATTTTATCGAGAATCAATATAAAGTTATAAAAGTTGATATTTATCCTTATCCTAAGCTTATTGGTGATATTTCAAGCAACTATGATAAATTTGTGAAGTCTGAGAATGATAACACAGCTTCCGACAATTTAGTTGAACTTGGTAGAAATGAAAAAAAGTAATTTAATTTTTTAAATAGTTGCTATTTATGGCATTGACTTTTTAATAATCATTGGGAGCGAGAGCGACCTTTGATTATTTTTTTGCCAACGGCAAAAAGCTGCCTCGCAGAGCCCAAACTTTACGAAGTAAAGTATATTGGGCTATACCTTGCATGGAGGTTTGCCGAATTCTGTGCTATGCTCTAACCAAATTTAGCTGTTTGGAATGGAGTGGTGAAATGAGTTATTTAGTGGCTAATATGCAGAAATTAAAAGCTTATAATTTAGTTGGCTTGGGTAATCATGATCAACGCCGAACGCGACATCACAAAAATACTGATATTGACGTTAACCGTTCTGACTTAAATTATGATTTAGTTGCTGGTCGGACTAACCATTTCAAAACGGATATTGAGGCTTATATTAACGAGCATAAAACCAGTCAGCGAGCGGTCAGAAAAGATGCGGTTTTGGTTAATGAATGGATTATTTCAAGTGACAGTCATTTCTTTGAGCATTTAACGGCGGCTGATACCCGCAAATATTTTGAAACGGCTAAGAACTATTTTGCTGAAAAATTTGGCGAAGAAAATATTCGCTATGCAATTGTTCATCTTGATGAGAGTACGCCCCATATGCATATGGGCATTGTGCCCTTTGATGATGAGTATAAATTATCGGCTAAACGGGTGTTTAATCGTGCGGCTTTGCGAGATGTTCAGGATCAATTACCGGCTTATTTGCAACAGCATGGTTTTAATGTTCAACGTGGGGTTCAAGAATCGAAACGTAAAAGTTTGACGGTACCGGAATATAAAGCCCTGCGGGAATCTATTAAACAAAGTCAGCAAAAGTTAGCAGCGGTTGAAAATGAAACTAAGCAGCGCCAAGCGAAACTTAAGACGTATCAAGCCACTAAATTTGATGTGAATAGTGTTAAAACGAAGGAATCCCGTTTCCATAAGCGGTATGTGCTAGTTGACCGTTTTGATTTTGATAAACTTAAACAGGGCGCCAGCTTA
This DNA window, taken from Lacticaseibacillus pabuli, encodes the following:
- a CDS encoding protein rep is translated as MNNKEVLVDRSRSGKVRPWRERKLENLQYGDYLQILHYKKAHRVKECGEVLRFVEDEQGHRKLAQTWFCHSRLCPLCNWRRAMKQSNQLTQILEEAVKQRKTGRFLFLTLTVENTTGEQLKSELRQMGRAIRNLMRYKKPAKNLLGYVRSTEVTVNHEADQPMYHHHMHVLLFVKNLYFKGSDNYISQAEWTGYWQRAMKLTYAPIVNVEAVKPNVNRQKNSLLASAQETAKYQVKSKDILTNNQEQDLQVIDDLEQGLGGSRQISYGGLLKEIRKQLQLEDIESGDLVNTDSDEQQVCQVAREIVAKWDYQRKNYFI
- the mobV gene encoding MobV family relaxase, which codes for MSYLVANMQKLKAYNLVGLGNHDQRRTRHHKNTDIDVNRSDLNYDLVAGRTNHFKTDIEAYINEHKTSQRAVRKDAVLVNEWIISSDSHFFEHLTAADTRKYFETAKNYFAEKFGEENIRYAIVHLDESTPHMHMGIVPFDDEYKLSAKRVFNRAALRDVQDQLPAYLQQHGFNVQRGVQESKRKSLTVPEYKALRESIKQSQQKLAAVENETKQRQAKLKTYQATKFDVNSVKTKESRFHKRYVLVDRFDFDKLKQGASLTDTYFTETLSQRSDMDIQKDQLIKAESKAMELDIENCRLQKLVGTLQGIVRSVDRFLQRKLGVGLPSKWLERAGLKEPSKKAPQRPRERSEGQRDKLDGPSL